TGTCCATGCGGACGATGACCCTGTTGTGCCTTCTGAAGTTTGGCATGAAATTCGTTGGAAATCGTTTCCAATGATACAAACAGTTCTCACGGAAAAAGGGGGGCATGTTGGATTTATCAGCGATCCTTCTCCCGACAATCCAGAAGGTAGATGGTTACCTAAGATACTCCTAGATTTTTTTGATTCCAAAATCTAATCCAATTCAATAATACAATAGAACTTAAGGTGGTTTGTGATGCGTGACCTTTTAAAAGAATGTTTATCCGAAGAATCGGGATTTGTAGAACTACGATTCCATCATAAAGAAAGTCGTTCCTTTTTTGCTGAACGTGGGCGTGTGGAGTCCACTGCCCTTCGCAAACGTACAGGAGTTGGTGTTCGAGTATTAGAGTCTGGGACTTGGGGTTTTGCTTCTACAAGTGAAGTTACAAAAGCCTCCATCCAAAATGCCATCCAAATTGCAAAAAAAGCAGCAAGGTTGTCTTCCGCACTCCGTAAAGACAAAATTCCAAATTTACCAAAGGCAAATTTTGCGATTGGTGATTTTATCGGAAAAGGGATTGAAGACTTTCGAGGTCGATCCGTGGAAGAAAAGTTAAAGATGGTCCTCGATATCCAAAATGAAGCAAGCAAACAATCCACCAAACTACAATCTGTCGGTTGTGGCTATTCTGAAATATATGAGGAAAAAGCCATTGTCACAACTGATGGTGCGAATAGTTTTTTTAGTTTGGTGAGGCCCGAATTTCGTGTTTCAGCTGTAGCAAAAGAAGATGGAAAATTGGAATCGGGTTCTCACTCCATTGGTGTCACAGGTGGTTGGGACTGTTTGTTTCGTAGCCAATCTGCTTCCCAAATTTCGGAGGAAGCATGTAAAACCGCTGTGGATTTACTTACGAGTGAACTTCCTGACGGAGGACTTTCGACTGTCATCCTTTCTCCTTCCATAGTTGGCCTACTCGTCCATGAAGCGATTGGACATACCGTAGAAGCAGATTTTGTTCTCTCGGGTTCTGTGGCTCAAGGGAAAATAGGCCACCGAGTTGGATCCGACTTAGTAACGTTATGCGATTCAGGTTCATCTGAATTTTACGAAGGAGCTGGTGGAACAATTCCTGTAGATGATGAAGGGGTAATTCCTACAAATACTGTCATTATCAAAAATGGTATCCTTACTTCATACCTTCACAACAGAGAAACAGCTGAAAGATTTGGAGTGGCTCCAACAGGTTCCGCAAGGGCTTGGGAATATGGAGATGTTCCTCTCATCCGAATGCGAAATACATTTTTGCTCCCAGGAAATTCTAGTTTTGATGAGATGATTGCCAATACCAAAGATGGGTATTATCTTGATGGTGCAAAAAACGGCCAAGCGGATGCCACTGGTGAATTTATGTTTGCCGTTCAAAAAGCTTACCGCATCCAAAATGGCAAAATCACCCATTTGTTAAAAGGAGTAACAGTATCTGGACTTGCTTTTGATGTACTACAAAACGTTGATATGGTTTCCAAAGAGTTTAAGTGGGATTTAGGATCAGGCCACTGTGGGAAAGGGCAACCTGCCAAAGTGGATGCAGGTGGACCTTATGTTCGCACAAAAGTATTGTTAGGTGGTAAATAATGGATCGTGGTGAGATAGAAAAACGATTAAATAACCAAAAAGATTTACTAACAAATTTGATTTCAAAAGCAAAGTCCAATGGGATCGAACAAGTGGAAATTTATTCTAGTTATGGGTATTCTGAGGATGTGAGTTTAGAAAAAAACGACCTTAATAATTGCACAGCAACGGAAGAAAACATGTTTGGGATCCGAGTCCTTCATGCTGGGAACCAAGGTTTTATCATTTCAAATCATATTCCCAGTTTGTATGCATCGATCGAAGAAGCCTACCAATTGGCTAAAAGCCAAACCACACCTGATCTCGATTTAATTTTACCAGACGCAAGGCAGATCACAAATCATTTTGATACCTATGATACTTCCCTCGATTCCATGGGAATTGAAGATCTTGTTTCCTATGCAAAAGAAGCACTTGGTTGGAGAAATGATTTATATGAAAAAGTAAATATTGACTCAGGTGATTTTTCGCTTAGCAAAGGTTATAAATTACTCGTTTCATCCAAAGGTGTGATGGCTCATGAACTTGGTGCGGAACTTTCTGCGTCTGTAATGGGAATGGGTGTGGATGGAGATCTAGTGGGTAGTTTTGATTATGATTCTGCAAGTGGTTTCTATAGAGACCAGTTCCAAACACTTTGGAAAAAAGCATTTTTCAATTTTGGAGACAAATGTATGGGAGCATTGTATGCCAAACCCACCTCAGGTTTCCAAGGAAAGGTGCTTCTCCCACCGGATGCCGTATATTCTTTTTTCCTCGGACTTTTTATTGGTTCACTCAATGGTACAAGCCTTCGCAAAGGAAAATCCAAAATGACAGGTAAAATGGGTGAAAAAGTAGCCTCTTCACTTCTTTCTATATGGGATGATCCCACTAACAAAGAATTAATGGGTTCAACAGGATTTGATAGAGAAGGAATGCCGACCTCGTTTAAAAATGTACTAAATGATGGGGTTTTGGAATCGTATTTTTACAATACTTATGAAGCAAAAAAAGCAGGTCTTAATATATCCAATGGATGTGCTACAGGTGGTGCACAAAGTCTTCCTGGTTGTGGGCCAAAACAATTACAAATCAAACCAGGAACTTCTTCAAAAGATGAATTTTTCAAGCTTCCTGGTAAAACTCTTTTTGTGAACCGGATATCAGGTTCAAAAGATGGGGCATCGGGTGACTTCTCTGGGGTTGTAAAGGGGGGTTATCTTTTGGAGGCTGGTGAAAAAATTCCAGTCCGAGAAGTACAAATTGTTGGCAATGCATTTGATGCCTTAAACCAAATTGAAGCAATTGCAAAAGAAGGGGAACTACTTGGAGAGTCTTCTTTTGTTCCTTATATGTTACTTGATGGGTTTACGATCACTGGGGTCACTGAAACTTAAAGATGCCACAAGAACTTTTAGAAAGACCAGCTGGGGCCACATTTTTTCTCATCGTATCGTATGAGAATGAAGATACCCTGTTTGAATTAAAAAATCTAAGTGAAAAACGTTTTTCTAAAATACTTTACGAATCATTACTTTTGCCTAGATGGATTCCCGATGATTCGGAAAAGGAATTTGCCTACCCTGGTCGGTATACAAAAGTGATCTCTTTCAAACAACGGATACACCGAGAAGAGATTGTAGAGAAAAAAAAAGAATGTTTGGAATTCCAGTCCCTACTCCAAAAAAAAGATTTGAGTACATTACTTATCCCAGGGTATGTCACTTCGCATAACATTGTAATTGCAAAATCAAAAGACGATTTCCATCGAATGTATCTTTTCCAAGGGGTGTATGCGGAACCTGTTTATTATTTTACAAGAGGAGTTTTACAACCACTTTCCTCTGCACAAAGTTACTTTAAAGAAAAAGAAGTAGTCTATTTTTTTAATACACTTCGGGAATCCTATGAATTTAATAAATTTAAAAGTTAATCCATCATTTTATCTTCCTATTCATTTAATTTTGATTTCCATTACTTTATGTTTTATACTCACAACAAGTTGTTCAGAAAAAGAAACCGTTGGTTTTCAGTTTTGTGATAATTTTAACGACTCCCTTGATTGTACAGAACCTAAAACTGAAAATGATTTGGTGGTTTTAGACAAATCAAAATTCAAAAAAGAAAATCCAAGTTATGAAGATTTTGGTAATTTTCTTTATTTCACAGCGAGAGAAACGCCAGGTTTTCGTTTGGTGCTTTCTAAACCATGGAATGGTGAAAATGCAGTTAATTTTCGGAGTGGATACAAAGCATACTTACTTTATGGCAGTGCAAAGGAGAGAATGGAAGGTAATTTATTCCAACCTAACACGATTGTTTCTTTCCACTATTTAGGTGCTTTGCTCAAAGAAGAATTTCGCCATTTAGGAATTGCAGAAAAACCTTTTCAATTGGAATCTCTTGGAACAATTACATTGACCTATCTTGTAGAAGTCCCAGGATTTCCACCGATCACAAAACAAAGGTCAATCCAATTGTTATGGAAATGATTCGAAATGGTTTTCTGTTTATTTCTGGATGTATAAAGCCATAGGATCAAAGAAAAAATCCATTGGGGTATAATCTAAATACAATAGTGATAAAACCGAAAGAGAAATAGCACCAAAAACTGGTATCAGTAAGTTGTCATCGATAAGACCTTTTGCCGTTGTGTTTGAAAAAAATTCTGTGACACACGAGACAAATACCGAGACAAATACGATGATTATAGGAGTTAGATAAAAATTACCATTACGGTCGTACAAAGATAAAAAACTTTCTGGATTCGATTTTGTGATTAAAAACAAAACAATCATCGAAAACAAAAACGCAGGGATTAAAAAACCAAACACCCCTTCAATCGACTTTCCATTATAAAACCGATATTTACCAAATCGGCTTCCCACATACGCCGCAAACGGATCTCCTATTACCAAAAACAAAATAGCTAAAATAGCTACTTCTGCTGGAAAAAAACAAACAACGATTAGATTAGCTAGAAAATACGGTACGGTTCCATTAAATCGTTTACGCTCCGATTCTTTCATGAGGAATCCAAAATACCGATAAAAAAAGGCTTCGAAGCCACTATGGCTCAACCTAACAATCTCTAGGAGAAATAGCCCCAAAAGGAAAAAACCTAGACAAGTAACTAAAATTGCACGAGTCGCATACACTAACCCAAAAGCATCTTTAAATGGATCTAAGTAAAGAGTCACTGGAATAAAAAGGCCAAGAACATGCCAAATTTTACGAAAAAAATTAAATCCTGAATTCATTTTGTTTTACCTACTGGGTCTTGAAGCCATTTTAAATGCAGCTTCTTCATTATTTGCAATGGGGAATAAATTGCGAACACCCGCCATGAGAAAGGCTTGCCTAACACTTAACGGTAAGTTGATGAGTATGATTTTGTGTTTTTGTAAAAATGCTTCTTCGTTTAAGGTTTTAAAGGCGACGATCCCTTGGGTTGTGACCATATTTAGTTCTTCCAAATCCAAAATAACCGAACCATGTTTTAAAGAATTGGTGACCGATTTGATGCATTTTTCAGCGGTGAAGTTGTTTAAATTTCCCTGTAATTTGGTTACATAAACAGTATCAATTTTCTCAGTGGAAACTACTAAATCGTCTAAACTCATAAATTTTTCTAATTTTCTTATTTCATTCTTGCACTCTATTGCAAGTAAATAAAAGTTTTGGAAGGAAGTGTGATTTGAAGGTTACTGTTGCCCATCTTTACAAAAAATTGGAAGAACTCGACCGTGATGTGGTGGAATTAAAAAAACTCACGGACCGTCTTGCTACTGACAGAGAATATTCTCCCATTTTGAAAGAAACGTTTTTATCAGAAATGTCCAAATTAGAAGACCAAAAATCAGAAATTTTAGGCCTACGTGTGGAAAAACAAGGTCTGCCTAACAAATCCGTCAAACAATCAGGATTTGATTCCCCAAAACCAGAAACAATCAAAAAAGAAATGGTACCCCCTCTTCCAGAGGAACCTAAAAAACAAGAACGCCCCCTACGCAAATATTAATTAATTTTAAAGACTGTAAAAGATAAGGAACCCAAATGATTCGAAACAAACTTTTCCTCCGAGTGA
The sequence above is a segment of the Leptospira sp. WS39.C2 genome. Coding sequences within it:
- a CDS encoding TldD/PmbA family protein, with the protein product MDRGEIEKRLNNQKDLLTNLISKAKSNGIEQVEIYSSYGYSEDVSLEKNDLNNCTATEENMFGIRVLHAGNQGFIISNHIPSLYASIEEAYQLAKSQTTPDLDLILPDARQITNHFDTYDTSLDSMGIEDLVSYAKEALGWRNDLYEKVNIDSGDFSLSKGYKLLVSSKGVMAHELGAELSASVMGMGVDGDLVGSFDYDSASGFYRDQFQTLWKKAFFNFGDKCMGALYAKPTSGFQGKVLLPPDAVYSFFLGLFIGSLNGTSLRKGKSKMTGKMGEKVASSLLSIWDDPTNKELMGSTGFDREGMPTSFKNVLNDGVLESYFYNTYEAKKAGLNISNGCATGGAQSLPGCGPKQLQIKPGTSSKDEFFKLPGKTLFVNRISGSKDGASGDFSGVVKGGYLLEAGEKIPVREVQIVGNAFDALNQIEAIAKEGELLGESSFVPYMLLDGFTITGVTET
- a CDS encoding TldD/PmbA family protein, with product MRDLLKECLSEESGFVELRFHHKESRSFFAERGRVESTALRKRTGVGVRVLESGTWGFASTSEVTKASIQNAIQIAKKAARLSSALRKDKIPNLPKANFAIGDFIGKGIEDFRGRSVEEKLKMVLDIQNEASKQSTKLQSVGCGYSEIYEEKAIVTTDGANSFFSLVRPEFRVSAVAKEDGKLESGSHSIGVTGGWDCLFRSQSASQISEEACKTAVDLLTSELPDGGLSTVILSPSIVGLLVHEAIGHTVEADFVLSGSVAQGKIGHRVGSDLVTLCDSGSSEFYEGAGGTIPVDDEGVIPTNTVIIKNGILTSYLHNRETAERFGVAPTGSARAWEYGDVPLIRMRNTFLLPGNSSFDEMIANTKDGYYLDGAKNGQADATGEFMFAVQKAYRIQNGKITHLLKGVTVSGLAFDVLQNVDMVSKEFKWDLGSGHCGKGQPAKVDAGGPYVRTKVLLGGK
- a CDS encoding STAS domain-containing protein → MSLDDLVVSTEKIDTVYVTKLQGNLNNFTAEKCIKSVTNSLKHGSVILDLEELNMVTTQGIVAFKTLNEEAFLQKHKIILINLPLSVRQAFLMAGVRNLFPIANNEEAAFKMASRPSR
- a CDS encoding DUF4416 family protein, translating into MPQELLERPAGATFFLIVSYENEDTLFELKNLSEKRFSKILYESLLLPRWIPDDSEKEFAYPGRYTKVISFKQRIHREEIVEKKKECLEFQSLLQKKDLSTLLIPGYVTSHNIVIAKSKDDFHRMYLFQGVYAEPVYYFTRGVLQPLSSAQSYFKEKEVVYFFNTLRESYEFNKFKS
- a CDS encoding diacylglycerol/polyprenol kinase family protein — protein: MNSGFNFFRKIWHVLGLFIPVTLYLDPFKDAFGLVYATRAILVTCLGFFLLGLFLLEIVRLSHSGFEAFFYRYFGFLMKESERKRFNGTVPYFLANLIVVCFFPAEVAILAILFLVIGDPFAAYVGSRFGKYRFYNGKSIEGVFGFLIPAFLFSMIVLFLITKSNPESFLSLYDRNGNFYLTPIIIVFVSVFVSCVTEFFSNTTAKGLIDDNLLIPVFGAISLSVLSLLYLDYTPMDFFFDPMALYIQK